The following are from one region of the Candidatus Delongbacteria bacterium genome:
- a CDS encoding GNAT family N-acetyltransferase, producing the protein MINLESIFNEEDLFPKTFTKYEETDFGLLFYNDKNKLSYDSNHALIYKNKIENLNDVLESITLFYKQKNTKPIIYESMNDTGYFLENKFIFEQHGYNVWSDGPYSLMLLQADNKIKLKNNLEIKLVTDWDQRIADDICVPSDETHEIEVIKQSIANKNHRVFLAFNGEKAVAITYFHISNLNCCRFDYIIVSKNERKNGFARELLSYVTDYCRKNRIENCFQWPAHKTSESICYEAGFRHVKSINPGRASYNN; encoded by the coding sequence ATGATTAATCTTGAAAGTATATTTAATGAAGAAGATCTTTTTCCAAAAACTTTTACGAAATATGAAGAAACAGACTTTGGTTTATTATTTTACAATGATAAAAACAAGCTATCCTACGATAGCAACCATGCTTTGATATACAAGAATAAAATTGAAAATTTGAATGATGTATTGGAATCAATTACACTTTTTTATAAACAGAAGAACACAAAACCAATAATTTATGAATCAATGAATGATACGGGATACTTTTTGGAAAATAAGTTTATTTTTGAACAACATGGTTATAATGTTTGGAGTGATGGTCCTTACAGTTTAATGCTACTACAAGCTGATAATAAAATTAAGTTAAAAAATAACTTGGAGATCAAACTTGTAACAGATTGGGATCAAAGAATTGCTGACGACATTTGCGTACCTTCAGATGAAACTCACGAAATAGAAGTAATTAAACAAAGTATTGCAAATAAAAATCATAGAGTGTTTTTAGCTTTTAATGGAGAAAAAGCTGTTGCTATTACATATTTTCATATTTCTAATCTCAACTGTTGTAGATTTGATTATATAATCGTATCAAAAAATGAACGTAAAAATGGTTTTGCAAGAGAATTGTTGTCTTATGTTACAGATTATTGCAGAAAGAATAGGATAGAAAATTGCTTCCAATGGCCTGCACATAAAACATCTGAAAGTATTTGCTATGAAGCTGGTTTCAGGCATGTAAAATCTATAAATCCAGGACGTGCTTCATATAATAACTAA
- a CDS encoding M20/M25/M40 family metallo-hydrolase, translating to MEKKSLEFLIELLKTPSPSGMEAEISKKWLNYCKDYADKLDTDIFGNSYAILNPEKEYKVIIAGHCDEIGLVIKRIDSDGFLYFTKLGGISHKIAPGMKVNVLGNDGKDCFTGVIGASAEHHGGLDDGFKMDDLYIDLGAKSDKELEGKIRIGDLAVYKRDPEILMNGRISGRGLDNRTGAFIAAEVIRNLKGKKLNVGVYAVATTGEEVGLQGAFAAGSKVKANMAIATDVTFATDYPNVSTAKHGSYKLDNGPVLALGPSVNRKINSLFEKAAKDLDMKLQYELVPQTTGTDADRLRYTSNGTAVALVSLPLRYMHSPVETVSQKDIKDEIELICKFIENLEGNEDLRPVII from the coding sequence CTGGAAAAAAAATCATTAGAGTTTCTAATTGAACTACTAAAAACTCCTTCACCATCAGGAATGGAAGCTGAAATTTCTAAAAAATGGTTGAATTATTGTAAAGACTATGCTGATAAACTTGATACAGATATATTTGGGAATTCTTATGCGATTTTGAATCCTGAAAAAGAATATAAAGTTATAATTGCCGGACATTGCGATGAAATAGGTTTGGTGATTAAAAGAATTGACTCTGATGGATTTTTATACTTTACAAAACTTGGTGGTATTTCTCATAAAATAGCTCCAGGAATGAAGGTAAATGTTCTTGGAAATGATGGGAAAGATTGTTTTACAGGCGTAATTGGTGCTAGTGCTGAGCATCATGGAGGCTTGGATGATGGATTTAAGATGGATGATTTATACATTGATCTAGGTGCAAAATCGGATAAAGAGCTTGAAGGTAAAATCAGAATTGGTGATTTAGCTGTATACAAAAGAGATCCTGAGATTTTAATGAACGGAAGAATTTCTGGAAGAGGTCTTGATAATAGAACTGGTGCTTTTATAGCAGCAGAAGTTATCAGGAATCTCAAAGGGAAAAAACTCAATGTTGGTGTATACGCTGTTGCAACTACTGGAGAAGAAGTAGGCTTACAAGGTGCTTTTGCAGCTGGATCGAAAGTAAAAGCAAATATGGCAATTGCTACAGATGTAACTTTTGCTACTGATTATCCAAATGTAAGTACCGCTAAACATGGTAGTTATAAACTTGACAATGGTCCAGTTCTGGCTCTAGGACCTTCTGTAAATAGAAAGATAAATTCACTTTTTGAAAAGGCTGCAAAAGATTTGGATATGAAGCTTCAATATGAACTCGTACCACAAACGACCGGAACAGATGCTGATAGATTAAGATATACTTCAAACGGAACTGCTGTGGCACTTGTTTCGTTACCACTGAGATATATGCATTCTCCAGTTGAAACTGTTAGTCAAAAAGATATTAAAGATGAGATAGAGCTTATTTGTAAATTTATTGAAAATCTGGAAGGTAATGAAGATTTACGTCCTGTAATTATATAA
- a CDS encoding D-alanine--D-alanine ligase, whose translation MKIIVLFGGFSTEREISFKTAESVYNTLQKKYNTIAIDTAYPDKKIDDFSYVKSDKPCASHIKNLIKRIEDETPDRIFLALHGNEGENGQFQAVLELCNIQFYSSKSRASALSMDKYRSKIVIEKAEITTAKSVFINKEMMKDKDHVRSLTSDFQFPFVFKANAQGSSVGVFILRSMDEFDKAYESILKLEDDAVLEKFIKGRELSVPVLKNRALTPVEIAPKSGFYDYENKYSDGKTDHYCPARISEEDLSFVKGLALRAHQEIGCEGYSRVDFIHGEDGKFYFLEINSLPGMTKLSLLPESANYEGISFIELLEQILDIEKDK comes from the coding sequence ATGAAAATTATTGTTCTCTTCGGTGGTTTTTCCACTGAAAGGGAGATCAGTTTTAAAACAGCGGAATCTGTTTATAATACTTTACAAAAAAAATACAATACTATAGCCATTGATACGGCGTATCCTGATAAAAAGATTGATGATTTTTCTTATGTAAAATCCGATAAGCCTTGTGCTTCACATATAAAAAATCTTATAAAGAGAATTGAAGATGAAACCCCTGACAGGATTTTTCTTGCTCTTCACGGCAACGAGGGTGAAAATGGGCAGTTTCAAGCAGTTTTGGAACTATGCAATATCCAATTTTATTCCAGTAAAAGCAGAGCAAGTGCTCTCTCAATGGATAAATATAGATCAAAAATTGTAATTGAAAAAGCAGAGATTACAACAGCAAAATCCGTGTTTATAAATAAAGAGATGATGAAAGATAAAGATCATGTAAGATCTTTGACTTCTGATTTTCAATTTCCATTTGTTTTTAAAGCTAATGCTCAAGGTTCTTCGGTGGGAGTATTCATTTTAAGATCAATGGACGAGTTTGATAAGGCGTACGAATCAATTTTAAAACTTGAAGATGATGCCGTATTGGAAAAGTTTATAAAAGGAAGAGAATTATCTGTACCTGTTCTAAAAAACAGGGCTTTAACCCCCGTTGAAATTGCACCGAAATCTGGTTTCTATGACTATGAAAACAAATACAGCGATGGTAAAACCGATCACTATTGCCCAGCGAGAATAAGTGAAGAAGATTTATCTTTTGTCAAAGGTTTAGCTTTGAGAGCACACCAAGAAATTGGATGTGAAGGGTATTCAAGAGTTGACTTTATTCATGGTGAAGATGGTAAATTCTACTTTTTAGAGATCAATTCTCTGCCAGGAATGACAAAGCTTTCTCTATTGCCAGAATCTGCAAATTATGAGGGTATCAGTTTTATTGAGCTTTTGGAACAAATTCTTGATATTGAAAAAGATAAATAG
- a CDS encoding GGDEF domain-containing protein — translation MLIKDSKYIDTTIRVLTNLKERSEPKAFSNRELTDIFTEANVSVLIKEYMKERFKKIDSIIKLTQSISGVSACALYIFNTVTYSYGKIVYTSKDLPLELKLNNPSLKAMLNQGTDYETDEEIYIPLFHKSSILAILLIHKKSGFRSKNIIVKDSVKLISAELLEILKDSENLYQMAANFLLQKFVDGLSKCIELHEAEKFICEILTKVFKPNRIIISKLDYEKNQTIVDKIYGTPDKSVKEKMVINGFSNMQIVLLDSKKSTYLENNDSDSIYGNRFLTEEIEKPYRNILLIPLLSNEKVNGSIQMEFQSHLNFRKNKTLFDYLGRLTGQFFEKLYLYRDMEEMATTDYLTGVLLKREFIKILTTEIERSQRVGNNLSLLMIDVDKFKLINDNYGHLAGDYVLKTVASVIKKSIRKVDIAGRYAGDEFCVVLYNTGLKQAKITAERIRKNIEAVPVFYNNREIKTTLSIGIAELSKKDVGYQDLIMRADIAMYKGRKGGSRNVINAYDTKNVPE, via the coding sequence ATGTTGATTAAAGACTCTAAATATATTGACACAACAATCCGTGTCTTAACAAATCTCAAGGAACGTTCAGAACCTAAAGCGTTTTCAAATAGAGAATTGACAGATATTTTTACGGAAGCAAATGTAAGTGTTCTTATAAAAGAGTATATGAAAGAACGGTTCAAAAAGATAGATTCAATAATTAAATTAACCCAAAGTATATCTGGTGTCTCAGCTTGTGCTCTTTATATTTTCAATACGGTGACTTACTCCTATGGGAAAATTGTTTATACTTCAAAAGACCTTCCCTTAGAACTTAAACTAAATAACCCCAGTTTGAAAGCAATGTTAAATCAGGGGACAGATTATGAAACCGATGAGGAAATTTATATTCCATTGTTTCATAAATCTTCAATATTGGCAATATTGCTTATACATAAAAAAAGTGGATTTAGGAGTAAAAATATAATTGTTAAAGATTCAGTAAAATTGATATCTGCCGAACTGCTTGAAATTTTGAAAGACTCGGAGAATCTATATCAAATGGCTGCCAATTTTCTATTGCAAAAATTTGTAGATGGGCTCTCAAAATGTATTGAGCTTCATGAAGCCGAAAAATTTATTTGTGAAATCCTTACCAAAGTTTTCAAACCTAACAGAATAATAATTTCAAAACTTGACTATGAAAAGAACCAGACTATAGTAGACAAAATTTATGGAACTCCAGATAAATCTGTTAAAGAAAAGATGGTTATCAATGGTTTTAGTAATATGCAGATTGTACTTTTAGACTCAAAAAAATCCACTTATTTGGAGAATAATGACTCAGATTCGATTTATGGGAATAGATTCTTAACCGAAGAGATTGAAAAACCTTACAGAAATATTTTGCTCATTCCTTTACTTTCAAATGAAAAGGTAAACGGATCAATTCAAATGGAGTTTCAATCCCATCTAAATTTCAGAAAAAACAAAACCCTTTTCGATTATCTTGGCAGATTAACGGGTCAGTTTTTTGAAAAATTATACCTGTACAGGGATATGGAGGAGATGGCAACGACAGATTACCTTACAGGTGTCTTATTAAAAAGAGAATTTATAAAAATACTTACTACAGAAATTGAAAGAAGCCAGAGGGTTGGAAATAATTTATCACTACTGATGATTGATGTTGACAAATTCAAATTAATTAACGATAATTACGGACATCTGGCGGGGGACTATGTTCTCAAGACAGTAGCCAGCGTAATAAAGAAGTCCATTCGTAAGGTGGATATCGCTGGAAGGTATGCGGGAGATGAGTTTTGTGTAGTTCTTTATAATACAGGGTTAAAACAGGCAAAGATTACTGCTGAGAGAATAAGAAAGAACATTGAAGCCGTGCCTGTATTTTATAACAATAGGGAAATTAAAACGACCCTTTCAATTGGGATAGCCGAACTTTCAAAGAAAGATGTTGGATATCAGGATCTAATAATGAGAGCCGATATTGCAATGTACAAAGGAAGGAAAGGTGGTTCCAGAAACGTTATTAACGCATATGATACTAAAAATGTGCCAGAATAA
- the dnaE gene encoding DNA polymerase III subunit alpha, which translates to MSFVHLHNHSHYSLLDGLSKPADMVKKAKEYSQPAIALTDHGNMMGTIDFVNAAKKADVKPIIGSEVYITKDDVKIKNKDNRYYHLVLLVKDNEGYENLMYLLSQAYLVGFYSKPRIDREMLKAHSKGLIGLSACLAGEIPQAVLNGDFQEAREIAKWYREVFGEDHFYLEVQHHPELTDEKIPGKPAQDYVNNELIKIGKELGIGLVATNDSHYVNYEDNLVQDALICVNTGSYLNERENRMSMMNGNYSILSTDDMVKNFSNVPEAISNSLKIADMIKYTPEMGRNLVPVYNCPNGMSEEQYLRHLAYNGLEQRYGIIRKEDGNFFLKDGVDEAKLVKPMTEIIERTEFEIGVILHMGYPGYFLIVQDFINWAKDHDILVGPGRGSAAGALIAYLLKITNIDPLRYDLLFERFLNPDRISMPDIDIDFQDDKRELVIDYVRNKYGHENVCQVVTYQTMGAKNSVKDIGRVMQVPLPIVDEISKAIPGKPGTTLKKTIDNEQPFVALYEKNAKNKELIDLALRIEGTIRGTGTHACAVIISGEPVYKYAPLMYPPKDEKTVISQYEGPQLESIGLLKMDFLGLRNLSIIANCLRFIEENYNIKLDIDNIPLDDQLTFKVYSDGLTDGIFQFESAGMKKFLKQLKPDRFDDLVAMNALYRPGPMENIPSFIARKHGKEEISYLHPLMEQYLDVTYGHTVYQEQVMLLSRLLANFTRGDSDTLRKAMGKKNKELMDKLKAKFVEGCKSNPEFVEGFKQVKEFKTMDELIEKIWTGWEEFAKYAFNKSHSVCYAYVSYQTAYLKAHYPVEYMSAMLESVADNSDKVVEYISECTNLGIEVVPPDVNYSDLMFSPTKDKKISFGMKGIKNVGEIALTNIVEERKKSGQYRDIYDFMDRIDLTKSNKRVLEFLTKSGALDSLGHKRSQIITTLDDLLSYYQQKSNSVNNMQDSLFGDSLDIFIDPPKLADIDEWDLLERLAMEKEFVGRYISGHPLDPYKEVLQAICFRTKVSPQTVNNNGQIKVGGQISKFSEITTKKGSLMAKLNLTTFYDEVSILLFPKTYEKLKGRFRDGDVGVFTVKTIVKDEDSGVDLFCEDYFSYEDASKFFGERTTAIKIKIRASQIDKSFQKDLTDYLLANSGEKPIIFSIATDDETFDLLPETIKVNGSYHFITGLKNIVGKNNVEIRF; encoded by the coding sequence ATGAGTTTTGTACATCTACACAATCATTCTCACTATTCTTTACTCGATGGACTTTCTAAACCAGCAGATATGGTTAAAAAAGCCAAAGAATATAGTCAGCCTGCAATAGCTTTGACTGATCATGGGAATATGATGGGAACTATCGATTTTGTAAATGCTGCTAAAAAAGCTGATGTTAAACCAATAATTGGCTCTGAAGTGTACATTACAAAAGATGATGTGAAAATTAAAAATAAAGATAATAGATACTATCATTTAGTTTTACTTGTAAAAGATAATGAAGGTTACGAAAACTTGATGTATCTCCTATCTCAGGCTTACCTAGTTGGATTTTACAGTAAACCGAGAATTGACAGAGAGATGTTAAAAGCTCACTCAAAAGGTCTTATTGGTTTATCGGCCTGCCTTGCCGGTGAAATACCACAGGCGGTACTTAACGGAGATTTTCAAGAAGCTAGAGAAATCGCAAAGTGGTATAGAGAAGTTTTTGGAGAAGATCATTTTTATTTAGAAGTGCAGCATCATCCAGAACTTACTGATGAAAAAATACCTGGAAAACCAGCTCAAGATTATGTGAACAATGAATTAATTAAAATTGGCAAAGAACTTGGTATAGGTCTGGTGGCAACAAATGATTCTCACTATGTAAATTATGAAGATAATCTGGTTCAAGATGCCCTAATCTGTGTAAATACTGGTTCCTATCTCAATGAGAGAGAAAATCGTATGAGTATGATGAATGGTAATTATTCTATTCTATCCACAGATGATATGGTTAAAAATTTTAGTAATGTTCCAGAAGCTATATCAAACAGTTTAAAAATAGCAGACATGATCAAATACACTCCTGAAATGGGAAGAAATTTAGTTCCTGTTTACAATTGTCCAAATGGCATGTCAGAAGAACAGTATTTGCGTCATCTCGCTTACAATGGTCTAGAACAAAGATATGGAATTATAAGAAAAGAGGATGGAAATTTCTTTTTGAAAGATGGAGTTGACGAAGCCAAACTTGTAAAACCAATGACTGAGATTATTGAAAGAACAGAATTTGAAATTGGAGTAATTCTCCACATGGGATATCCTGGGTATTTTCTGATTGTGCAGGATTTTATAAATTGGGCTAAAGATCACGATATTTTGGTTGGACCTGGTAGAGGTTCTGCAGCTGGTGCTCTAATTGCCTATCTTCTAAAAATTACAAATATTGATCCCTTACGATACGATCTACTTTTTGAAAGATTTCTGAATCCGGATAGAATCTCAATGCCCGATATCGATATTGACTTTCAAGATGATAAACGAGAACTTGTAATTGATTACGTTAGAAATAAGTATGGACATGAAAATGTTTGTCAGGTTGTAACTTACCAGACAATGGGTGCAAAGAACTCGGTCAAGGACATAGGTCGTGTAATGCAGGTTCCACTTCCTATCGTTGATGAAATCAGCAAGGCAATTCCAGGTAAACCTGGAACAACTCTCAAAAAAACAATAGATAATGAACAACCTTTTGTAGCTTTGTATGAAAAAAATGCGAAGAATAAAGAATTAATTGATCTTGCCCTGAGAATTGAAGGAACAATTCGGGGAACAGGAACTCACGCCTGTGCTGTGATTATATCTGGTGAACCAGTTTATAAATACGCACCTTTGATGTATCCTCCAAAAGACGAAAAAACAGTTATATCTCAATATGAAGGACCGCAACTGGAAAGCATTGGGCTTTTAAAAATGGACTTCTTGGGGCTGCGAAATTTGTCTATCATAGCCAATTGTCTTCGATTTATTGAAGAGAATTATAATATAAAACTGGACATTGATAATATACCACTCGATGATCAGCTTACATTTAAAGTCTATAGTGATGGGTTGACGGATGGTATTTTCCAGTTTGAATCTGCCGGTATGAAGAAATTCTTAAAACAATTAAAACCTGACAGATTTGATGACCTTGTAGCCATGAATGCTCTATACAGACCAGGACCGATGGAAAATATTCCATCGTTTATTGCCAGAAAACATGGAAAAGAGGAGATCAGTTATCTCCATCCGTTAATGGAACAATATCTTGATGTCACATATGGTCATACAGTGTATCAGGAGCAGGTTATGCTTCTTTCAAGACTTCTGGCTAATTTTACTCGTGGAGATTCAGATACCCTTCGTAAGGCGATGGGTAAGAAAAATAAAGAACTGATGGATAAACTTAAAGCTAAATTTGTTGAAGGTTGTAAATCAAATCCTGAGTTTGTTGAGGGTTTTAAACAGGTTAAAGAGTTTAAAACAATGGATGAACTAATTGAAAAAATATGGACAGGTTGGGAAGAGTTTGCAAAGTACGCATTTAATAAATCTCACTCCGTTTGTTATGCCTATGTATCTTACCAGACGGCATATTTAAAAGCACATTATCCTGTAGAGTATATGTCAGCGATGCTTGAATCTGTTGCAGATAATAGTGATAAAGTCGTTGAATATATTTCAGAATGTACGAATTTAGGCATTGAAGTTGTGCCTCCTGACGTAAACTACAGTGATTTAATGTTTTCCCCGACAAAAGATAAGAAAATTTCTTTTGGTATGAAGGGTATAAAAAATGTAGGAGAGATTGCCCTGACCAATATTGTTGAAGAACGGAAAAAGAGTGGACAGTATAGAGATATTTATGATTTTATGGATAGAATCGATTTAACAAAATCTAACAAAAGAGTACTGGAATTTTTAACAAAAAGTGGTGCTCTGGATTCATTGGGACATAAAAGATCACAAATAATTACTACCCTGGATGATCTACTAAGCTATTACCAACAAAAATCAAATAGTGTAAACAATATGCAAGATTCTCTTTTCGGGGATAGTCTAGATATTTTTATTGACCCTCCAAAACTAGCTGATATAGATGAGTGGGATCTTCTGGAAAGACTGGCAATGGAGAAAGAGTTTGTTGGAAGATATATTTCTGGCCACCCTCTGGATCCATATAAAGAGGTATTACAAGCCATATGTTTTAGGACAAAAGTATCACCTCAAACCGTAAACAACAATGGTCAGATTAAAGTCGGCGGACAGATTAGTAAATTTTCAGAAATTACCACAAAAAAAGGTTCACTGATGGCAAAATTGAATCTTACAACTTTTTACGACGAAGTATCAATTTTACTTTTTCCAAAGACTTATGAAAAGTTGAAAGGCAGATTCAGAGATGGTGATGTAGGTGTATTTACCGTAAAAACCATTGTAAAGGATGAAGATAGCGGAGTAGATCTTTTTTGTGAAGATTATTTTAGTTATGAAGATGCCAGTAAATTTTTTGGAGAGAGAACGACAGCAATAAAAATTAAAATTCGTGCTTCCCAAATTGATAAATCTTTTCAAAAGGATTTAACTGATTATTTGTTGGCAAATTCTGGTGAAAAACCTATAATTTTTAGCATTGCAACAGATGATGAAACTTTTGATCTCTTACCTGAAACAATTAAAGTAAACGGAAGTTACCATTTTATAACCGGTCTGAAAAACATTGTAGGTAAAAATAATGTGGAGATTAGATTCTAA
- a CDS encoding DUF523 domain-containing protein translates to MRLASACLCGFVCAYDGKDKTIDKLREEFLKGEIIPICPEQMGGLATPREACEIIDGRVFNKSGIDMTENFLRGAKYTLEMASSLGITEAVLKSRSPSCGSNIIYDGTFSGNKIAGDGFSARLLKDNKIKVYTEEEYCNKIESDICHP, encoded by the coding sequence ATGAGATTAGCCAGTGCATGTTTATGTGGATTTGTTTGTGCGTATGATGGCAAAGACAAAACTATTGATAAATTAAGAGAAGAGTTTTTGAAAGGAGAGATTATTCCAATATGCCCGGAACAAATGGGAGGTCTTGCAACTCCAAGAGAGGCTTGTGAAATAATCGATGGTAGAGTTTTTAATAAATCTGGTATAGATATGACCGAAAACTTCCTTCGAGGAGCTAAGTATACTTTAGAAATGGCAAGTTCACTGGGAATAACTGAAGCCGTTTTGAAATCAAGATCACCATCTTGTGGATCTAATATTATCTATGATGGTACATTTTCTGGAAATAAAATTGCTGGTGATGGTTTCTCTGCAAGACTTTTGAAAGACAATAAAATTAAAGTTTATACAGAAGAAGAGTATTGCAACAAAATTGAATCTGATATCTGCCATCCTTAA
- the asnS gene encoding asparagine--tRNA ligase, which translates to MKDFSVRTIYSGFEELLGKEIVVTGWVKTLRASKKFGFIELNDGTFFKSLQVVFEDSISNFTEVSKLLTGAALRITGELVESQGAEQDFELKAKSVEIVGDCSNEFQLQKKRHTKEYLRTIAHLRPRTNLYSAIFRVRSLLAFAIHKFFNERHFVYVHTPIITGSDCEGAGEMFRVTTLDLNKLPKNEDGSINYKEDFFGKETSLTVSGQLAVENYCMAFKNVYTFGPTFRAENSNTQRHASEFWMIEPEIAFADLNDDMNLAEDMMKYIFQYVLDNAPEEMAFFNQWVDKGLVERIQNVISSNFERITYTEAIDILLKSGKEFEYPVKWGVDLQTEHERYITEEHFKKPVFVTDYPKEIKAFYMRMNEDGKTVAAMDLLVPGVGEIIGGSQREERYDALIERINELGLKKEDYWWYLELRKFGTNPHAGYGLGFERAIMYVTGVENIRDVIPFPRTPKNAEF; encoded by the coding sequence ATGAAAGATTTTAGTGTTCGAACTATTTATAGTGGTTTTGAAGAACTACTGGGAAAAGAGATTGTTGTCACAGGTTGGGTTAAAACTCTTAGAGCATCCAAAAAATTTGGTTTTATTGAACTAAATGACGGTACCTTCTTTAAAAGTTTACAGGTTGTATTTGAGGATTCTATATCTAACTTTACAGAAGTATCCAAATTGTTAACTGGGGCTGCTCTGAGAATCACTGGCGAACTTGTTGAATCACAAGGTGCTGAACAGGATTTTGAATTGAAAGCAAAAAGTGTTGAAATTGTTGGTGATTGTTCAAATGAGTTTCAACTTCAAAAAAAGCGACATACAAAGGAGTATCTTAGAACAATTGCCCATTTGAGACCAAGAACAAATTTATACTCTGCAATCTTTAGGGTGAGATCTCTTTTGGCTTTTGCTATACATAAATTCTTCAACGAAAGACATTTCGTTTATGTTCACACTCCAATTATTACTGGTTCGGACTGTGAAGGTGCAGGAGAAATGTTCAGAGTTACTACACTTGATTTAAATAAACTTCCAAAAAACGAAGATGGGTCAATCAATTATAAGGAAGACTTTTTTGGTAAAGAAACAAGTCTAACTGTTAGTGGACAACTTGCGGTTGAAAACTATTGTATGGCTTTTAAAAATGTTTATACTTTTGGACCAACTTTCAGAGCTGAAAACTCTAATACTCAGAGACATGCTTCGGAATTCTGGATGATTGAACCTGAGATCGCCTTTGCAGATCTTAATGATGATATGAATTTAGCCGAAGACATGATGAAATATATTTTCCAGTATGTTCTTGATAACGCACCTGAAGAGATGGCTTTTTTCAATCAGTGGGTTGACAAAGGTCTGGTAGAAAGAATTCAGAACGTGATAAGTTCAAATTTCGAAAGGATTACTTATACTGAAGCAATTGATATTCTATTAAAATCTGGAAAAGAGTTTGAATATCCTGTTAAATGGGGTGTTGATCTTCAAACAGAACATGAAAGATATATCACTGAAGAACATTTTAAAAAACCGGTTTTTGTTACAGACTATCCTAAAGAGATTAAGGCCTTCTACATGAGAATGAACGAGGATGGCAAAACCGTAGCTGCAATGGATCTTTTGGTACCTGGTGTTGGGGAAATTATTGGCGGATCTCAGAGGGAAGAAAGATATGATGCTCTTATTGAAAGAATCAATGAACTAGGTTTGAAAAAAGAGGACTACTGGTGGTATCTTGAGTTAAGAAAATTTGGAACAAACCCTCATGCAGGATACGGACTAGGTTTCGAAAGAGCTATTATGTATGTTACTGGTGTTGAAAATATCAGAGACGTAATTCCGTTTCCAAGAACACCAAAAAATGCTGAATTCTAA
- the tdh gene encoding L-threonine 3-dehydrogenase gives MKALVKKFPEKGIWMEEVDVPEIGINDVLIKIKKTAICGTDLHIYKWDEWSQRTIKTPMVIGHEYVGIIEKLGEGVRNFKVGDRVTGEGHIACGHCRNCRRGKKHVCENTIGVGVTREGCFAEYLSVPAENVIKIDPKIEDDYIAIMDPFGNAAHTALSFPVLGEDVLITGAGLIGSMAVAICRFAGARNIVVTELSEYRIEIAKKMGATRVINPSKGEKIEDVIKELGMVGFDVGLEMSGSPYAFNDMVKNMYNGGKIALLGILPSDSKLPVPWSDIIFKALELKGIYGREMFETWYKMEQMLLTGLDLSPIITHKFKIDDFQKGFDIMESGNCGKVILEW, from the coding sequence ATGAAGGCTTTAGTAAAAAAGTTTCCTGAAAAAGGTATCTGGATGGAAGAAGTTGATGTTCCTGAAATAGGAATCAATGATGTTCTTATCAAGATTAAAAAAACTGCTATTTGTGGTACTGACCTACATATCTATAAATGGGATGAATGGTCTCAGAGAACTATTAAAACTCCAATGGTTATTGGTCATGAATATGTTGGTATTATCGAGAAACTTGGAGAAGGCGTAAGAAATTTCAAGGTTGGAGACAGAGTAACTGGTGAAGGTCACATCGCTTGTGGACATTGCAGAAATTGCCGTAGAGGGAAAAAGCACGTTTGTGAAAATACAATTGGTGTTGGAGTAACCAGAGAAGGTTGTTTCGCCGAATATTTATCAGTCCCTGCTGAAAATGTTATAAAAATTGACCCTAAAATTGAAGATGATTATATAGCTATTATGGATCCCTTTGGTAATGCTGCACATACAGCCTTATCGTTCCCAGTTTTAGGTGAAGATGTTCTAATTACCGGTGCAGGTTTGATTGGTAGTATGGCTGTGGCGATCTGTAGATTTGCTGGTGCAAGAAACATTGTTGTTACTGAACTTTCTGAATATAGAATTGAAATAGCAAAAAAGATGGGTGCTACAAGAGTTATCAATCCATCTAAAGGTGAAAAAATTGAAGATGTTATCAAAGAACTTGGAATGGTTGGCTTCGATGTAGGTCTTGAAATGAGTGGTTCTCCTTATGCCTTCAATGATATGGTTAAAAATATGTATAATGGTGGTAAAATTGCTCTTCTTGGAATTCTTCCATCAGATTCAAAACTTCCGGTTCCTTGGAGTGATATAATTTTTAAAGCTCTTGAACTTAAAGGTATTTATGGCAGAGAGATGTTTGAAACATGGTATAAAATGGAGCAAATGCTTCTTACCGGACTTGATCTTTCTCCAATTATTACCCATAAATTCAAAATCGATGATTTCCAAAAAGGATTTGATATCATGGAAAGTGGAAATTGTGGTAAAGTAATTCTTGAGTGGTAA